A DNA window from Microcystis aeruginosa NIES-843 contains the following coding sequences:
- a CDS encoding IS630-like element ISMae26 family transposase (programmed frameshift), which translates to MRPYSVDFRQKIIDVWKKEKISIRGLAQRFDVAKSFIQKLLKQHKETGDIRPRPQGGSPPTKLNSEQLIILIEIIEANNDATLEELSDLLYEKTQVKVSRATLGRLTQKLNYSFKKKTLHAAEKESDRVEQKRVEYWSEVREIEASKLIFIEESGVNLALLRLYARALIGRRARGRKPQKRGRNISIISAISLEKVVASVNIYGAVDAVTFEGFILKEVLPKIKEGDCLIMDNAKIHLGEMVREIIEQEKARLIYLPPYSPEFSPIENFWSKVKATLRKLKARTYKDLIEGIELAMLEVTQKDIRNWFTHCCYCTS; encoded by the exons ATGAGACCCTATTCCGTAGATTTTCGCCAAAAAATTATCGATGTCTGGAAGAAAGAAAAAATTTCCATTCGAGGACTAGCCCAGAGATTTGACGTGGCTAAAAGCTTTATTCAGAAGTTATTGAAGCAACATAAAGAAACAGGAGATATCCGTCCTCGTCCGCAAGGGGGAAGTCCGCCAACCAAGTTAAATAGTGAACAACTGATAATTTTAATAGAAATCATCGAAGCTAACAATGATGCAACTCTCGAAGAATTATCGGACTTACTGTATGAAAAGACACAGGTGAAAGTCAGTAGAGCCACCCTGGGGCGGCTTACGCAAAAACTCAATTACAGTTTCA AAAAAAAAACACTACACGCGGCGGAAAAAGAAAGTGACAGGGTAGAGCAAAAAAGAGTGGAATACTGGTCAGAAGTTCGGGAAATTGAGGCATCAAAACTAATTTTCATCGAGGAATCGGGGGTAAATTTAGCCCTTTTGAGACTCTATGCTAGAGCCTTAATTGGCCGAAGAGCTCGGGGAAGAAAACCACAAAAAAGAGGGAGAAATATTTCAATAATTAGTGCTATAAGCTTAGAAAAAGTTGTCGCATCAGTCAACATATACGGTGCAGTGGATGCGGTAACATTTGAAGGATTTATTCTCAAGGAAGTGCTGCCAAAAATTAAAGAAGGAGACTGTCTGATCATGGATAACGCCAAGATTCATCTCGGAGAAATGGTCAGAGAAATAATCGAACAAGAAAAAGCTAGACTCATCTATTTACCTCCTTATTCTCCCGAATTCTCTCCTATTGAAAACTTTTGGTCAAAAGTGAAAGCGACGTTAAGAAAACTGAAGGCGAGAACTTACAAAGACTTAATAGAAGGGATTGAATTGGCTATGTTAGAAGTTACTCAAAAAGATATTCGCAATTGGTTTACTCACTGTTGCTACTGTACCTCATAA
- a CDS encoding glycosyltransferase family 4 protein gives MIKTLNIGILMQADDNWMGGIIYIKNLVKSIAELPANKREHIKLYLFIGSNLKKSYYEELENLVEQIYITNCIKPSFLNRLLWKVGQSSTWLKDTRLIKLLESKEIDFVYPVPINWGISWDFNCGWSTWIPDFQHKYLPSYFSTKEIKSRDKAFKYLSNNSLNIVFSSKSALSDFAAFYPESKAQKFVLSFRTIPNQDWFDNHLAPTLVQEKYNLPNKFFLVSNQFWIHKNHKLIIEALILLKRTNVKPVVVCTGKLYDSRFPKYGEEIKNSIEKNCLSDQFIILGLIPRWDQIQLMRRSLAVIQPSLFEGWSTVVEDARVLGKTILLSDISVHKEQNSPGAIFFKPDSSQELANHLELLTTKLMPGPDLISESEAQTNNKIECQTYAEQFLNIVQTVVS, from the coding sequence ATGATAAAAACCTTAAATATTGGTATTCTGATGCAAGCTGATGATAACTGGATGGGGGGGATTATTTATATTAAAAATCTTGTCAAATCTATTGCCGAGTTACCTGCCAATAAAAGGGAGCATATTAAGCTATATTTATTTATTGGTTCTAATCTCAAAAAAAGCTATTATGAAGAACTGGAAAATCTAGTGGAACAAATATACATAACTAATTGTATAAAGCCTTCTTTTTTGAATCGATTATTATGGAAAGTTGGTCAAAGTTCTACTTGGCTAAAGGATACAAGGTTGATAAAACTTTTAGAAAGTAAAGAAATAGACTTTGTATATCCTGTTCCAATAAATTGGGGTATTTCCTGGGATTTTAATTGCGGTTGGTCAACTTGGATTCCAGATTTTCAACATAAATATCTACCCTCATATTTTTCTACCAAAGAAATAAAAAGCCGTGATAAGGCATTTAAATATTTATCTAACAATTCGTTAAATATAGTCTTTAGCAGTAAAAGTGCTTTGAGCGATTTTGCTGCTTTTTACCCTGAATCTAAAGCTCAAAAATTTGTATTAAGTTTTAGAACGATACCCAATCAAGACTGGTTTGACAATCATTTAGCTCCAACATTAGTTCAGGAAAAATATAATCTTCCAAACAAGTTCTTTTTGGTTAGCAATCAATTTTGGATACACAAAAATCATAAGCTTATCATAGAAGCACTTATCTTATTGAAAAGAACAAATGTCAAGCCCGTAGTTGTGTGTACTGGTAAACTTTATGATAGCCGATTTCCTAAGTATGGAGAAGAAATAAAAAATTCAATTGAAAAAAACTGTTTAAGCGATCAATTTATAATTCTTGGATTAATTCCCCGTTGGGATCAGATTCAACTCATGAGGAGATCGTTAGCAGTTATTCAGCCTTCATTGTTTGAAGGCTGGAGTACAGTAGTAGAAGATGCTCGAGTGTTAGGTAAAACAATATTATTATCAGATATTTCTGTCCACAAAGAGCAAAATTCTCCTGGTGCTATATTTTTTAAACCAGATTCTTCACAAGAGCTTGCCAATCATCTTGAATTATTAACGACTAAGCTTATGCCTGGACCAGATTTAATATCTGAATCAGAAGCGCAAACCAACAATAAAATAGAATGCCAAACTTATGCAGAACAATTTCTGAATATTGTCCAAACAGTTGTTTCCTAG
- a CDS encoding sulfotransferase, with product MTMPNFLIIGAPKSGTTSLAQYLGQHPEVYISPKKEPYFFAFENDQVDFLGPGIQGKDHIINSAVVVYLEAYCSLFQIEKRPLTIIDNSTGSSLLGMVR from the coding sequence ATGACTATGCCTAACTTCCTAATTATTGGTGCCCCCAAGTCTGGCACCACATCCCTAGCTCAATACTTGGGGCAACACCCAGAAGTTTACATAAGTCCCAAGAAAGAACCCTATTTTTTCGCTTTTGAAAATGATCAGGTAGATTTTCTTGGGCCTGGAATTCAAGGAAAAGACCACATAATTAATAGTGCTGTGGTTGTTTACCTAGAAGCTTATTGCAGTCTTTTTCAAATAGAAAAACGTCCTTTGACAATTATAGATAATTCTACCGGTTCTTCGTTACTTGGTATGGTTCGATAG
- a CDS encoding sulfotransferase domain-containing protein — protein sequence MKNLAISTDTPILAYFGHHKAGSSWILKVVYSVCSEIGIKSTHFHSPKMFNFDLAEAINRNKIQFLSYTNADINYVNPILQNFKGFHVIRDPRDTVVSAYFSHLYSHSDQFWPELVDYRKQLEKVSKDEGLFLTMEHLERLKYDGVEVNVFKDMFGWNYSCPNIMEIKFEELVSNPYSKFLDIFQFLGILEKSNNIALKSVINYRLQKVISKLIYSRYMPVNNLNLLSFRSPLYPWRLLSIVYDNNFIKLSGARKPGEENIKSHYRKGITGDWKNHFNDEHKQYFKEKYNSLLSELGYEIL from the coding sequence ATGAAAAACCTTGCAATAAGTACGGACACCCCGATACTAGCTTATTTCGGTCATCATAAAGCTGGTTCAAGCTGGATTTTAAAAGTAGTTTATTCGGTGTGTTCGGAAATAGGAATTAAAAGTACGCACTTCCACAGTCCCAAGATGTTCAACTTCGATTTAGCCGAAGCAATCAACAGAAATAAAATTCAATTTTTATCCTACACCAACGCCGATATAAATTACGTCAATCCAATCCTGCAAAATTTTAAAGGTTTTCACGTGATCAGAGACCCCCGTGATACAGTAGTATCAGCTTACTTTTCTCACCTGTATAGTCACAGCGATCAATTCTGGCCTGAGTTGGTCGATTATAGAAAGCAATTAGAAAAAGTTTCCAAAGACGAAGGATTGTTTTTAACAATGGAACATCTTGAGAGGTTAAAATATGATGGAGTAGAAGTAAATGTATTTAAAGATATGTTTGGGTGGAACTACTCATGCCCTAACATCATGGAGATCAAGTTTGAAGAGTTAGTTTCTAACCCCTACAGCAAATTTCTAGATATTTTTCAGTTTCTAGGAATTTTAGAAAAATCTAATAATATAGCTCTCAAATCTGTGATAAACTACAGATTACAGAAGGTTATTTCAAAACTAATATACTCAAGATATATGCCCGTTAATAATTTGAACTTGCTATCTTTTCGATCCCCGCTTTATCCTTGGCGGCTATTAAGTATTGTATATGATAATAATTTTATTAAACTATCGGGGGCTAGAAAACCAGGAGAAGAAAATATCAAGAGTCATTATCGGAAGGGAATTACAGGAGATTGGAAAAACCATTTTAATGATGAACATAAACAGTATTTTAAGGAAAAATATAATTCTCTATTATCTGAACTCGGCTATGAAATATTATAA
- a CDS encoding NAD-dependent epimerase/dehydratase family protein translates to MKTVLITGVTGFIGRYIAREFAQAGWSVVGLGTRPPENAPTQDLLRYHQLTLPSPDLAILIEQLQPQVCIHCAARASVPLSVSEPKADFTDGVVVTFNLLDALRLHAPQCRVIYLSSAAVYGNHKTLPVNESHSLNPISPYGYHKLICEQLCREFFQVYGLLTATVRIFSAYGPGLRRQVIWDICHKALTNPVLNLQGTGNESRDFIHSRDIAKALYLLTEKAPCHADVYNLASGTETSIKELVNLILEQLKLDIPVHFEGTIPIGNPLNWKADINCLKKLGFLPEVTLDRGISVYTQWCRAELMG, encoded by the coding sequence TTGAAAACTGTTCTAATTACTGGTGTTACAGGATTTATTGGGCGGTATATAGCTCGCGAATTCGCCCAAGCTGGGTGGTCTGTTGTCGGTTTGGGAACCCGTCCTCCAGAAAACGCGCCAACTCAAGATCTCTTGCGTTATCATCAACTCACTCTACCTTCCCCTGATTTAGCCATACTCATCGAACAACTACAGCCACAGGTCTGTATCCATTGTGCTGCAAGGGCATCAGTTCCTCTTTCAGTAAGTGAACCAAAAGCAGATTTTACCGATGGAGTAGTTGTTACTTTCAACTTATTAGATGCACTTCGCCTTCATGCACCTCAATGCCGAGTTATTTATCTTTCTAGTGCTGCTGTTTATGGTAATCACAAAACTTTACCCGTTAATGAAAGTCATTCCCTCAATCCTATTTCACCCTATGGCTACCATAAGCTAATCTGTGAACAACTTTGCCGGGAGTTTTTCCAAGTTTATGGTTTACTAACAGCTACAGTACGCATCTTTTCTGCCTATGGTCCGGGATTGAGGCGACAAGTTATCTGGGATATCTGTCATAAGGCTCTGACAAACCCCGTTCTCAATCTACAGGGAACGGGTAATGAAAGTCGTGATTTTATCCATAGTCGAGATATAGCCAAAGCTCTCTACCTCTTAACAGAGAAAGCTCCTTGTCACGCCGATGTTTATAATTTGGCAAGTGGAACAGAAACCTCTATTAAGGAGTTAGTTAACTTGATACTAGAACAGTTGAAACTCGATATTCCTGTACATTTTGAAGGTACAATACCTATTGGCAATCCCTTAAACTGGAAAGCGGATATAAATTGTCTCAAAAAACTTGGGTTTCTTCCTGAAGTAACTCTTGATAGAGGAATCAGTGTCTATACTCAATGGTGTCGTGCGGAGCTAATGGGATGA
- a CDS encoding sulfotransferase domain-containing protein, which produces MKNILSFPLNSLNILTLPSRIAKKIKYGRSLHKNHVVEDVFLVSYPKSGNTWLRFLIANAIKVHYRIDQDVNFFTILGIIPSPRGKINLQPTGPFGRTDLPRIIKSHSAYNPYYYRVILLVRDPRDVMVSYYHYLKGLKQISEATTISELIRDDKYGIMSWVKHSKSWYFDHNPASQRIKIFRYEDFLEDTKLQLFLLMESLGMIMDDSSLEKAIALSSKERMKESELKHASLNLVNEKMSFVRQGVANRGRELSESDRKFIEDSSRDIAGLLGYNF; this is translated from the coding sequence ATGAAAAACATACTATCCTTTCCATTGAATTCTTTAAACATCTTGACCTTGCCTAGTCGAATAGCAAAAAAAATCAAGTATGGGCGTTCTCTGCATAAAAATCATGTGGTAGAGGATGTTTTCCTCGTTTCCTATCCAAAATCAGGAAACACATGGTTAAGATTTTTAATTGCTAATGCTATCAAAGTCCATTATCGAATAGATCAAGATGTCAATTTTTTTACTATCTTGGGTATCATACCTTCTCCGCGAGGCAAGATAAACCTACAGCCAACTGGGCCTTTTGGAAGAACAGACTTACCTAGAATTATTAAAAGTCACTCTGCCTATAACCCGTACTACTACAGAGTCATTCTCCTAGTCAGAGATCCCAGAGATGTAATGGTTTCCTATTATCATTATCTCAAGGGACTAAAGCAAATTTCTGAGGCAACTACCATATCAGAGCTAATCAGAGATGATAAGTACGGTATTATGAGTTGGGTAAAACACAGCAAGTCTTGGTATTTTGATCACAACCCAGCCAGTCAGAGAATCAAAATATTTAGATATGAAGATTTTCTGGAAGATACTAAATTACAACTCTTTCTTTTAATGGAGTCTTTAGGTATGATAATGGATGATAGTTCTCTGGAAAAAGCGATCGCCTTGAGTTCAAAAGAACGAATGAAGGAATCAGAATTAAAGCACGCATCTTTAAATTTAGTTAACGAAAAAATGTCATTTGTTCGTCAAGGTGTAGCCAATCGTGGACGAGAATTATCCGAGTCAGATAGAAAGTTTATAGAAGATTCGAGTCGGGATATAGCTGGTTTATTGGGTTATAATTTCTAA